In Pseudomonas flavescens, the sequence GCCTTTTCGTAGATGGCCAGGTCGGTGATGAAACGCAGGATCAGGGCGGCGTCTTCGCGTACCGCGGGGCGAATGTTGAGTGGCATCTGGTGCTTCCGCAAGAGTGAATGGGGTTATCGAATGGGGACGTCAGCCGGCACGCTGCTCAGAAAGCGTTCGATGGCCTGGCGTGAATCCAGGCGCAGGTAACGACGATGAGCCGGGGCGTTGCGCATTTCCTCGCCGTAACGCTGGCGATAGGTCGCGTGGCGTGTCCAGGCCCAGGCGAGGATCGACTGCTCGGGCTTGAGGCTGAACAGGTTGCTCCAGCGCTCACGATTGCCGTTCCACAGGGGCTGACGCAGGGTCAGGCGTCTTAGCGTACGCGGAATCAGCTGGCGCATTACCGCCGCTCGGGGCAGGTCCAGCCAGATCACCGTGTCCGCTCGTGCCAGAATTTGTGGGCGCACGGCCGAGTAGTTGCCCTCCACGACCCAGCCGTCACCTTGCAGGGCGTCGGCTACGGCGTGCTGGAACTGTTCGGTGGGCAGCGGCTGCCAGCCGGGCTGGTGGAACAGGCCATCCAGCTCGACATGACGGTAGCCCAGGCGCTGCGCCAGGCGGCGCGATAGCGTGGTCTTGCCCGCGCCCGAACAGCCGACCACCGAAATACGTCGGCCGGGTACCCAGGCCTCCATCAGCGCGAAGCGAGCAGGGCTCTGCCGCGCTCCACAGCCAGGCGTACCTGGCGCGGTGCGGTACCGCCGATATGGTCACGGGCGTTCACCGAGCCTTCCAGGGTCAGCACGGCGAACACATCCTGTTCGATCTGATCGCTGAAACGGCGCAGTTCTTCGAGGCTCATCTCGGCCAGATCCTTGCCGCTGTCCACGCCGTACTTCACGGCATGGCCGACGATTTCGTGGCAATCGCGGAATGGCAGGCCCTTGCGCACCAGGTAGTCGGCGAGATCCGTGGCGGTGGAGAAACCACGCAGGGCCGCTTCGCGCATGATGGCGTGCTTGGGCTTGATCGCCGGAATCATGTCGGCGAAGGCACGCAGCGAATCGCGCAAGGTGTCGGCGGCGTCGAACAGCGGTTCCTTGTCTTCCTGATTGTCCTTGTTGTAGGCCAGCGGCTGGCCTTTCATCAGGGTCAACAGGCCGGTCAGGGCGCCGAATACGCGGCCGGTCTTGCCACGCACCAGCTCGGGAACGTCCGGATTCTTCTTCTGCGGCATGATCGAGGAGCCGGTACAGAAGCGATCCGGCAGATCGATGAACTGGAACTGGGCACTGGTCCACAGCACCAGCTCCTCCGAGAAGCGCGACAGGTGCATCATCGCCACGGACGCGGCCGCACAGAATTCGATGGCGAAGTCACGATCCGACACGCCGTCCAGCGAGTTGCCGCCCACGGCGTCGAAGCCGAGCAGTTCGGCGGTTACTTCACGCTGGATCGGGTAGGTGGTGCCCGCCAGTGCGGCGCTGCCCAGGGGCATGCGGTTGGTGCGCTTGCGGCAATCGACCAGGCGCTCGTGATCGCGGCTGAGCATTTCGAACCAGGCCAGCAGGTGGTGGCCGAAAGTCACGGGCTGAGCGGTCTGCAAATGGGTGAAGCCAGGCATGATGGTCTCGGCTTCACGCTCGGCCTGCTCCAGCAGGCCCTGCTGCAGGCGGGTGATTTCAGCGAGGATCAGGTCGATCTCGTCACGCAGCCACAGGCGGATATCGGTGGCCACCTGATCGTTGCGCGAACGGCCGGTGTGCAGCTTCTTGCCGGTCACGCCGATACGGTCGGTCAGGCGCGCCTCGATGTTCATGTGCACGTCTTCCAGGTCGACGCGCCAGTCGAACTGGCCGGCCTCGATTTCGCCCTGGATCTGGGTAAGGCCTTCGATGATCGCGTCGCGCTCGGCGTCGGTCAGTACGCCCGCCTTGGCCAGCATGGTGGCGTGGGCGATGGAGCCCATGATGTCGTGGCGATACAGGCGCTTGTCGAATTCCACCGAGGCGGTGAAACGGGCTACGAAGGCGTCGACGGGCTCGCTGAAGCGGCCGCCCCAGGACTGATTGGTTTTTTCGTTGCTCATGGTCTGACTCGGCTGTATGCAGGTGCGGACGGGCCGGAAGTTTCCGGCACGACGGAAAAGTCCGCTGATGATAACAGACACGTCGGCCTGCGCAGCGGGCTGCTCGAGTGTCGTCTGGATCACATTTTCTCCCGCCAGCAGGCATTTCGGTGGGTTATTTCGCCCGCTTGCGATGGGCTCTCTTGCCCGCTTCGAAGCGCGCGCGGAAACTGCGCCGATGGATAAGAATCTGAACATCTCGAAACCCGCGGGGCCCAACGATTTCTTCGTGCCGGAGCTGTGTCAGCCCGAGGCGCTGCTCACCACCGTGCTGCTCGCCGAACTGCTGGTGCTGGTGCTGGTACTCGCCGAGCCGATGCTGCCCGGTTTCGACTGGGGCCGCCTGGCGCTGACTTCGCTGTTCGTGCAGTGGATCGTGCTGCTGTCATCGGCGCTGCTGTGCCGCTTGCGGCCGCTGCTCGCGCGCTTGCAGGCCATGTGGGCAGGGGCGGCCTGCTGCGCCCTGGTCATCGGCCTGACGCTCGGCTGCACGGCGGTAGCCGATTATTACGACCTCGGTGGTCCGTTGCCCCATGACGGCGAAGTGAACCTGTACCTGCGCCATGCCCTGATCAGCATGATCATGTCGGCGTTGCTGCTGCGTTATTTCTATCTGCAGAGCCAGTGGCGACGTCAGGAGCAGGCCGAACTGCGCGCCCGCATCGAATCGTTGCAGGCGAGGATCCGTCCGCATTTCCTGTTCAACAGTTTGAACAGCATCGCAAGCCTGGTTGTCACAGACTCTGTCAGGGCGGAACAGGCCGTGCTGGATCTTTCCGACCTGTTCCGGGCTAGCCTGGCCAGGCCCGGTACCCTCGTAAGCTGGAGTGAGGAACTGGAGCTGGCGCAGAGATACCTGTCGATCGAGCACTACCGGCTCGGCGAGCGACTACAGTTGCAGTGGGAGGTGGATGATGTCCCCGCTGATTTACCCATTCCTCAGCTGACCCTGCAGCCGCTGCTGGAGAATGCATTGATCTACGGTATCCAGCCACGTATCGAAGGGGGACTGGTGCAGATCTCAGCCAATTACATCGATGGTGTGTTCCATCTCAGCGTCAGCAATCCATACGAGGACGGCGGCAAGCCTCTGGCTTCGCGCGGAACCCAACAGGCGCTGGCCAATATCGACGCGCGTCTTGCGGCACTTTTCGGTCCGCAGGCCAGTCTCAGCGTGGAGCGTCGTGATGGCCGTCACTACACCCGTCTTCGCTACCCATGCGCAAGACTCATGCAGGAAGCCAGATCATTATGAATGTCTTGATCGTCGATGACGAACCCCTTGCCCGAGAGCGCTTGAGCCGTATGGTTGCCGCGCTGGAGGGTTATCGTGTTGTCGAGCCCTCTGCGAGCAACGGTGAAGAGGCACTGGCTCTGGTCGAGAGTCTCAAGCCCGACGTGGTGTTGCTCGATATCCGCATGCCCGGCCTCGACGGCCTGCAGGCCGCTGCCCGCCTGTGTGAGCGCGAGGCGCCACCTGCGGTGATCTTCTGTACGGCTCATGACGAGTTCGCCGTGGAGGCGTTCCAGGTCAGCGCCGTGGGCTATCTGGTCAAGCCCGTGCGCCCCGAACTTCTCGAGGACGCGTTGAGAAAGGCCGAGCGCCTGAACCGTGTCCAACTCGCTGCGTTGACCCGCCCTGCCGCAGAAAGCGGCGTCGGTCCGCGCAGTCACATCAGTGCGCGTACTCGCAAGGGTATCGAGCTGATCCCCTTGGATCAGGTCATCTACTTCATCGCCGACCACAAGTACGTGACCTTGCGTCACGAAGGGGGCGAGGTCTTGCTGGACGAGCCGCTGAAGGCGCTGGAAGACGAATTCGGCGATCGTTTCGTGCGTATTCACCGCAATGCGCTGGTGTCGCGTGAGCGCATCGAGCGCTTGCAGCGCACGCCGCTGGGGCATTTTCAGCTCTATCTGAAAGGGCTCAATGGTGATGCGCTGGTGGTCAGTCGTCGTCACGTGGCGGGTGTGCGCAAGATGATGAATCACATCTAGGGCGCGCACCGGGGCGACGGGTCGCACCTGGCTTCGGGCTGGCGACCCGCGAGCCTGTTATCATCGGTGGCAATCGTTTTTCTGGAATTGCCCCATGCCCCGCGAGATTCGCATCGCTACCCGCAAGAGTGCCCTGGCCCTTTGGCAGGCTGAATACGTCAAGGCTCGTCTCGAACAGGCCCACCCAGGGTTGCTGGTGAGCCTGGTGCCGATGGTCAGCCGGGGTGACAAACTGCTCGATGCACCGCTCGCGAAGATTGGTGGCAAGGGGCTGTTCGTCAAGGAGCTGGAGACCGCGCTGCTGGAGGACCAGGCCGATATCGCCGTGCATTCGATGAAGGATGTGCCGATGGACTTTCCCGAGGGCCTCGGGCTGTATTGCATCTGCGAGCGCGAAGACCCGCGCGATGCCTTCGTCTCCAACCACTTCGACAGCCTCGACGCATTGCCCCAGGGCAGCGTGGTCGGCACGTCGAGCCTGCGTCGTCAGGCGCAGTTGCTGGCGCGTCGGCCCGATCTGAAAATCCAGTTTCTGCGTGGCAACGTCAACACCCGCCTGGCCAAGCTGGATGCCGGTGAGTACGACGCCATCATCCTCGCCGCTGCCGGCCTGATTCGCTTGGGTTTCGAGGCACGTATTCGCGATTCCATCGCCATCGAGCACAGCCTGCCTGCTGGTGGTCAAGGTGCGGTCGGTATCGAATGCCGGGTTGGTGATGCCGAGCTGCAAGCCCTGCTGGCCCCGCTCAATCACGTCGAGACCGCGCTGCGAGTCACTGCCGAACGGGCCATGAACAAGCGCCTCAATGGCGGCTGCCAGGTGCCTATCGCCTGCTACGCGATTCTTGAAGGCGAGCAACTGTGGCTGCGCGGTTTGGTCGGCGAGCCGGATGGCAGCAGTTTGCTGCGTGCCGAGCAGCGCGGTGGCGCAGAGGATGCCGAGCGCCTGGGCATCGAGGTAGCCGAAGCGCTCCTTGCCCTGGGGGCTGGCGAAATTCTGCAGGCCATTTACGGCGAGGCTGCTGGCGAGTGAGCGGCTGGCGTCTGCTGCTGACGCGCCCTGAGCAGGAATGTCAGGCGCTCGCTAAGGCGCTCGCCAGTGAGGGCGTCCATGGCGCCTGTCTGCCGCTGCTGAATATCGAGGCGCTGCCGGAGACCCCGGAGCAGAGTGCGCTCATCTGTGACCTGCACCGCTACACTGCGGTCATCGTGGTGAGCAAGCCGGCTGCCCGCTTCGGTCTCGACCTGCTCGATCGCTACTGGCCGCAACCGCTGGCCGATCAGCCCTGGTTCAGCGTGGGAGCGGGAACCGGACAGATTCTCGCCGACTACGGGCTACCGGTAACCTGGCCCGGTGATGGTGATGACAGCGAGGCCCTGCTGGCCTTGCCCGAGCTGCGGGCCGCGCTGCAGTATGCACTGTTTCCTCGGGTATTGATCATTCGTGGCGAGGATGGGCGCACCCTGCTAGCCGAGCAATTGCGGGCTCAGGGCGTCGAGGTCGATTACCTGCCGGTCTATCGGCGAGTGTTGCCGGGTTATCCTGTTGGCACCCTGCAGCGGCTATTTCAGGTGGAACGCTTGAATGGCGTGGCGGTCAGCAGTGGGCAGGGCCTGATGCATCTGCGCCAGCTGGCGGCGGATGACTGGCCGCAGCTGGCGCAACTACCCGTGTTCGTACCCAGTCCGCGAGTCGCCGTCATGGCCCGTGAATTGGGTGCGTCGAATGTTGTGGATTGCCGTGGTGCTGATACCGCGGCGTTGTTGGCGGCCTTGCGTGCGCAGGCTTCGCCCGACTTGTGAAGCAAAGGATGGATACGTGAGCGAAGCGACTACCCCGAAAGAGCAGGAGCAGCCTGCACAACCCGCCCTCGAATCTTCTCCGGCTGCCGGCGAAGCCAGGCCCGCCTCGCGGGGCTCTGCGCTGGCCGCGGTGGCCCTGCTGGTCGGCGCGATAGGCGTTGGTGTCGGTGGCTGGAGTGTCTGGCAACTGCGCGCCTTGCAGACCGACGCCCAGCAACAGTCGGGGCAGCTCGAAGAAGCTCGCAGCCAGACCCAGGCGCTGTCGCAACGTACCAATAGCCTGGACAACCGTTTCGGGCAGTTGCCGACCGTCGAGGAGCTCGAAGAGCGCCGTCGCCTGGTGGCCCAGTTGCAGGGCGATCAGCAATTGCTCAATCAGCGCCTGGAAACCGTGCTGGGCGCCAGCCGCCAGGATTGGCGCCTGGCCGAGGCCGAACATCTGCTGCGTCTCGCCAGTCTGCGCTTGTCCGCTTTGCAGGACACCAACAGCGCGACAGCGCTGGTACAGGCGGCCGACGAGATCCTTCGCGATCAGGATGACCCGGCGGCATTCGCAGCCCGAGAGCAACTGGCCAGGAGCCTCGAAGCCCTGCGTTCGACCGATAACCCTGATCGCACCGGCTTGTTCCTGCAACTGGGCGCTCTCCGCGAGCAGGCATCGCAACTGAACTCGCTGAATCCGAAATTCGTGGCCGATGGTGGTGTGCTCGGCGAGCTGGCTGCAGACAGCGAGCCAGGCACTTGGTGGAGTCACGGTCTGCAGACGTTGTCGCAGTACTTCCGTCTCGATTTCAATGCCGATCAGAACATCCGCCCGCTGCTCGCCGGGCAAAGCCTGACCCAGGTACGCCTGGCGCTGAGTCTTGCGCTCGAGCAGGCGCAATGGGCCGCGCTGCATGGCGAGACCCAGGTCTATCGTCAGGCGCTGCAGCAGGCTGGCGAGGTACTGGACGCCAACTTCAATCGTGACAATCCCGACAGCCGCGCCTTGCGCACGCGGGTGGGCGAGCTGGTCGACAAACCCGTCGAAGTCGAGGTGCCCGAGCTGACTCAATCCCTCAATGCGGTGCAGGCCTACATCGAGCACAAGCAATCGGCCCGTGAGCGTCTCAAGGACGCCCCCACCGATGAGGCAACTGGCAACGAGGAGGGGCGCCCATGAAGCGCGTTTACCTGCTGCTGCTCGCCCTGGTGGTGATCGGTGGTCTGGCGCTGCTTGGCCTGGCCATTTCCGAACACAAGGGCTATGTGCTTTTTGCCTACCAGGGCTTCCGCTACGAGTCGACGCTGTGGGCGTTCGTGCTGCTGATCGTGGCGGTATGGCTGACGCTGTGGCTGCTGCGCCTGGTCGTGCGGGCGCTGTTGACCTCGCTTGGGCTGGTCAATCCCTGGTCACGCCTGCACCGTGAACGCCGTGTGCGCAGTGCCTCGGAACATGGCTTTCAGGAACTGATCGAGGGCCGCTGGGCCAAGGCCCAGACGCATCTGAGCCGCATTGCCCGCAATGAGCCGCGTCCGTTGATTCACTACCTGGGGGCTGCCCGTGCCGCCAACAATCTCGAGCACTACGAGGAAAGTGATGCGCTGCTGGCCGAGGCGCTGGAGCGTCAGCCGAATGCCGAACTGGCCATCGCCCTGACCCATGCCGAGCTGCAGCTGGCGCGTGGGCAAGTGGAGACTGCCCAGGAAACACTGCAAGTGATGCAGGAACGTCATCCGCGAAACCCGCAGGTGCTACGCCAATTGCAGGATCTGTACGTGATGCGCGGCGACTGGCAGGCACTGCTCAAACTGCTGCCGGTGTTGCGCAAGGAGAAGGCGCTGGCGCCTGCCGAGTTGATGATGCTTGAGCGTCGTGCCTGGCGCGAATACCTCACCGGCATAGACCTGAACGCTGCCGATGAAGGCGCGCTGCCCTCTCTGGCCCAGGCCTGGGAACGGCTGTCACCCAACCTGCGCGGCGAACCCGAACTGCTGGCCGTGTATGCCGATCGTCTGCGTGTGCTGGGGGGAGAGCCCGGTGCCGAGGAGTTGCTCAACAAGGCACTGAATCGCGAATACGACAGTCGCCTGGCACGCCTCTACGGACTGCTGCATGGGCGCGATCCGGCCCGCCAACTGCAAGCCGCCGAAGGCTGGCTGAAGCAGCACCCCAATGATGCCGGATTGCTGCTCACCCTTGGCCGCCTGAGCCTGCATAACCAGCTGTGGGGCAAGGCCCGCGACTACTTCGAGAGTAGCCTGACTCTGGAGCGGCATCCGGAAACCTGTGCCGAGCTCGCACGACTGCTCGCGCAACTGGGTGAAGTGGAACGCAGTAACCGCTTGTTTCAGGAAGGCCTCGGCCTGCTCGATCACCGCCTCAGTGGGCAGGCTGTCGGTGTTCCCGCCGTCGCTGCCGCCGAGCCACAGGCCGTGCGCCCTGCAAGCTGAACCGTGAAGACGCGCGCCGGCCCCGCTCCGGCGTTTATGACGAAGCGTCTTGAAGCCTTGGGTGAGGGGGCATACCCTGAGCGAAATGAGTGTTCGGACTGCAATACGAATCATGCTAGTGTCCGGACTCGGCTGCACGTTCAGGGATCAGGCGTGACGCTTTCGTCGTTGTCGGTGCACGAGCATGGCTCACACCAGAGCGGCAGCAGGTGAATGCTGTCGATAGGGCGATCAGCCAACTTCCGATTCGGGGCTCCGACGATTTGCTGAACGATAGTCGTTGCCCGGATGCCTACAGGAAATACCGATAAGGGAGGGAGATCACCATGCTCGAGAGTTGCCAGAATGCACAGGAGCGGTGGGGTGGCGTACACCTGTTGATCGATCGCTGGTTGCAGGAGCGCGCTGAACTGATCAAGGCTTATGCGGCCATCGATGATGTCAGCGACAAGGTGGTGATGCAGCGTTTCTGCGAGATCCTCGTCGACTACGTTTCTGCCGGGCATTTCGAGGTCTACCAGCAGCTTACCGAAGAGGCCCGAGCATTCGGTGACCAGCGCGGTCTCGAGCTGGCCAAGCAGATCTACCCGCGCCTCGAAGTGATCACCGAAGCCGCACTGGCGTTCAATGATCGCTGTGATGAAGGTGATTGTGGCGATGTCGAGGCGGTCAGTGCCGAACTCAAACGCCTCGGGCAGATGCTGCATGAGCGCTTCGAACTCGAAGACTGTCTGATCGAAGTGCTGCACACCGCTCACCAGCAGCAGGCCACCGCCGCCGCTGTATGACGCTCAACGCCGCGCGAGTTCGCGGCGTTTCAGCCTCCTCCGAGTCCGTGTGCGGATGCCCGCTCCGGTTGCTGTACGCATGTGCTTGCAAAGCACCTCTAGCGGGCGCAAATTCACAGGTCTAGTATGGCTTCATCTCATCCGCCAGGAGGCGCGTCATGTCGGCCACGAAAAACGTGAAAAAGAAATCGGTCACCACTCCGCTGCACCTGCTTCAACAGCTTTCCGGAAGTTTGCTCGAGCATCTCGAAAGTGCCTGCTCGCAAGCTTTGGTCGACGCTGAAAAAGTGCTCGCCAAGCTGGAGAAGCAACGCGGTGCTGCACAGGAAAAACTGCACAAGGCTCGCGGCAAACTGCAGGCCTCCGTTGCTGCAGGCAAAGCCAAGGCTCAGTCCAAGGCCAAGTCCGCTGTCAGCGAGCTGGAAGGCGTACTGGACGGCCTGCAGGCCCGTCAGAGCGAAACCCGTCAGTACATCGTGCAGCTCAAGCGTGATGCTCAGGAAAGCCTGAAGCTGGCCCAGGGCGTCGGCAAGGTCCGTGAAGCTGCCAGCAAGGTTCTGGCCACTCGCAGCAAGACCCCGGCCAAAGTTGCCGCTGTCAAGCCGGCTTCCAAAGCCGCCGCTAAGCCAACTGTTGCCAAGCCAGCTGCCAAGGCCGCTGCGAAACCTGCCGCTGCCAAAGCCGTCGCTAAACCCGCTGCCACCAAGCCTGCTGCCAAAGCCGCCGCGAAACCTGCTGCCGCCAAGCCAGCCGCTAAAGCTACTGCGAAACCTGCTGCTGCCAAGCCAGTCGCTAAAGCTGCTGCGAAACCTGCTGCCGCCAAGCCAGCCGCTAAAGCTACTGCGAAACCTGCTGCTGCCAAGCCAGTCGCTAAAGCTGCTGCGAAACCTGCTGCCGCCAAGCCAGCCGCTAAAGCTGCTGCAAAACCTGCTGCCGCCAAGCCAGCCGCTAAAGCTGCTGCGAAACCTGCTGCTGCCAAGCCAGCCGCTAAAGCTGCTGCGAAACCTGCTGCTGCCAAGCCAGCCGCTAAAGCCGCTGCAAAACCTGCTGCCGCCAAGCCAGTTGCTAGCACCGCTGCGAAACCTGTTGCTGCCAAGCCGGCTGCTAAAGCCGCTGCAAAACCTGCTGTAGCCAAGCCGGCTGCAAAACCAGCCGCCAAGCCAGTTGCAAAACCTGCACCAGCAGCCAAGCCTGCACCTGTTGCCAAACCGGCTGCCAAAGCACCGGCGAAACCGGCAGTGGCCAAACCCGCGCCCAAGCCGGCCGTCACTGACAAACCGGCTGCTGCAGCCCCTGCTGCAGGCAAGCCTGCCAGCGAGAGCCCGGTTCCAGCGCCGGCAGCGAGCAATGCCAATGGTGTAACCCCGCCTAGCGCCAGCTGATTCAGCTGCCTGAAAGCCTGCGAGCGCTCCCTCTCTGAGCGTTCGCGGGCTGTCTCCCGCGAGTGCACGGCTCGCATCGATTCACTGTCGCACCCCTTGTCTTGCCTCCCTGCTTTCGACACCTCTCAGCCGCGCCTGCCGGTTGCGAACGTTTCCCTGTTGTCGCTTCCATGTTTCGCAAGCGGCAGGCCACTGGCCTGGATTGGCCATGCCGCGGAACAGCGCGCCAAGAATCGGGTCAATGAAGGAGTCGAGTTGGTCAACAGGCCAGCCGATGGAGTCAGAAACAGAGTGTCCTTCGTGAAGAACAGGGTCGTCGTGAGTATCGAAAGATCGAGCGGGCCCTGGACCCTGGCGTGGCAGGCGCCCCCAACCGGCTCGGCATTCCCGCGCGACAGGCCCCCCAGCCTTGTCTGCTACGCTGGATGAGCTGAGCGCGTTGCTCGAGCACGTCGCGCTTACCCAATAAGGAGAGCAGGATGGCTGTCAAAAAGAAATCCGAGAAACAGACCGGTTCGTGGGTCGGCGAGGTTGAAAAGTACTCGCGGCAGATCTGGTTGGCGGGCTTGGGCGCGTACTCCAAGGTCAGCAAGGACGGCACCAAGCTGTTCGACACGCTGGTCAAGGATGGCGAGAGAGCCGAGAAGGCCGCCAAGAGCGATGCAGGCGAGCAAGCAGAGGCAACGAAGCCTGCCAGATCCCGTGTCGATGAGGTCAAGGACAGGGCAATCGGCAAGTGGGGCGAACTCGAGGAGGCTTTCGACAAACGTCTCAACAGTGCCATCTCGCGCCTGGGCGTGCCGAGTCGCAGCGAGGTCAAGTCGCTCAGCGACAAGGTCGAGTTGTTGACCAGGCAACTGGAGGCATTGACCGGCTCGTCCACGAAGGCAGCGGCCAAACCGGCTGCCAAGTCTGCTGCTGCGAAGCCGTCCAGCAAGCCTGCGGCGAAAGCGCCTGTGAAGCCAGCCGCCAAAGCGACAACGGGCAAAGCTGTCGCGGTGAAGAAGGCGCCTGCTGGCAAAACGGTAGCCGCCAAGCCAGCGGCTGCCAGCAAGAGTTCCGCCAAACCTGCTGCCAAGCCCGCTGCGAAAGCTGCGCCTGAACCTGCTGCCAAGCCGGTACGCAAGCCGGCAGCGAAGAAGCCCGCGGCGGCCAAGCCTGCGCCTGTCAGCACACCGACGCCTGCTGCCTCGCCGGCAACCGCTACAACGCCAGCCTCAGGCAATCAGTCCTGAGGTCGTACGCGGTCACGACAACGCCCGGCCTTGTGCCGGGCGTTTTCGTTGCAGCAGGAAAATAGCTGCGCCAGATCGTTACGGATGACTGCGCCTCAGAGCATCAGGCGCACGACCGACTCATCGGGGTCGCGGGATTTGCCCGCTGCGGCGAGTTCGGCGAGATAGTCACGCCAGAGTTCGTCGTGGCGCAGCGCCAGTTGATGGAGGTAGTCCCAGCTGAACAGGCCACTGTCGTGGCCGTCGTCGAAGGTCAGTTTGAGGGCGTAATTACCGGCAGGCTCGATGCCGATCAGCGCGACATTCAGCTTGCCCGTCTGCAGAATCGGTTTGCCGTGCCCCTGCACCTCAGCCGAAGGCGAATGCACGCGCAGGAACTCGGCCGGCAGCCTGTAGCTATCATTGCCGTATTGCAGTTCCAGCGTGCGGGAAGCCTTGTGCAGCTTGATCGAGGTGGGGATAAGCATTACGCAAGCTCCACGCGGCAGGCTCCAAGCTGCAAGAAGAGCCTGAGTGAAGGGGCTTCTGACTTGCAGCTTGCAGCTTGCAGCTGCTCTTAGAGGATGTAGCGTGACAGGTCTTCGTCCTGAGCCAGCTCGCCGAGGTGGCTGTTGACGTAGGCCGCGTCGATACGGATGACCTCGCCATTCTGCTGGCCGGCCAGATCACCGGCACTGAAGGATACCTCCTCCAGCAGGCGTTCCAGCAGCGTATGCAGGCGACGGGCGCCGATGTTTTCGGTCTTCTCGTTGACCTGCCAGGCGATCTCGGCCAAGCGCTTGATGCCGTCTTCGGCGAACTCCACGCCCAGGCCTTCGGTCTGCAGCAGCGCCACATACTGCTCGGTGAGCGATGCATGGGGCTCGCTGAGGATGCGTTCGAAGTCTTCCGGCGACAGCGCCTTGAGTTCGACACGGATCGGCAGGCGCCCCTGCAGCTCCGGCACCAGATCGCTCGGCTTGCTGAGGTGGAAGGCGCCGGATGCGATGAACAGGATGTGGTCGGTCTTGACCATGCCCAGCTTGGTGTTGACGGTGCAGCCCTCGATCAGCGGCAGCAGATCACGCTGCACACCCTCACGGGAAACGTCGGCACCACCGGCATTGGCGCGCTTGGCCACCTTGTCGATCTCGTCGATGAACACGATGCCGTGCTGCTCGACGGCCTCCAGGGCCTTGGCCTTGAGTTCTTCCTCGTTGACCAGGCGCCCGGCTTCCTCTTCGCGTACCAGCTTGAGGGCGTCCTTGACCTTGAGCTTGCGGCTCTTCTTCTTGCCCTTGCCCATGTTGGAGAACAGGTTCTGCAGCTGGCTGGTCATTTCTTCCATGCCGGGCGGCGTCATGATCTCGATACCGGCAGGGCTGTCGGCCACTTCGATCT encodes:
- a CDS encoding Rsd/AlgQ family anti-sigma factor is translated as MLESCQNAQERWGGVHLLIDRWLQERAELIKAYAAIDDVSDKVVMQRFCEILVDYVSAGHFEVYQQLTEEARAFGDQRGLELAKQIYPRLEVITEAALAFNDRCDEGDCGDVEAVSAELKRLGQMLHERFELEDCLIEVLHTAHQQQATAAAV
- a CDS encoding gamma-butyrobetaine hydroxylase-like domain-containing protein, coding for MLIPTSIKLHKASRTLELQYGNDSYRLPAEFLRVHSPSAEVQGHGKPILQTGKLNVALIGIEPAGNYALKLTFDDGHDSGLFSWDYLHQLALRHDELWRDYLAELAAAGKSRDPDESVVRLML
- a CDS encoding AlgP family protein, yielding MSATKNVKKKSVTTPLHLLQQLSGSLLEHLESACSQALVDAEKVLAKLEKQRGAAQEKLHKARGKLQASVAAGKAKAQSKAKSAVSELEGVLDGLQARQSETRQYIVQLKRDAQESLKLAQGVGKVREAASKVLATRSKTPAKVAAVKPASKAAAKPTVAKPAAKAAAKPAAAKAVAKPAATKPAAKAAAKPAAAKPAAKATAKPAAAKPVAKAAAKPAAAKPAAKATAKPAAAKPVAKAAAKPAAAKPAAKAAAKPAAAKPAAKAAAKPAAAKPAAKAAAKPAAAKPAAKAAAKPAAAKPVASTAAKPVAAKPAAKAAAKPAVAKPAAKPAAKPVAKPAPAAKPAPVAKPAAKAPAKPAVAKPAPKPAVTDKPAAAAPAAGKPASESPVPAPAASNANGVTPPSAS
- a CDS encoding heme biosynthesis HemY N-terminal domain-containing protein; this translates as MKRVYLLLLALVVIGGLALLGLAISEHKGYVLFAYQGFRYESTLWAFVLLIVAVWLTLWLLRLVVRALLTSLGLVNPWSRLHRERRVRSASEHGFQELIEGRWAKAQTHLSRIARNEPRPLIHYLGAARAANNLEHYEESDALLAEALERQPNAELAIALTHAELQLARGQVETAQETLQVMQERHPRNPQVLRQLQDLYVMRGDWQALLKLLPVLRKEKALAPAELMMLERRAWREYLTGIDLNAADEGALPSLAQAWERLSPNLRGEPELLAVYADRLRVLGGEPGAEELLNKALNREYDSRLARLYGLLHGRDPARQLQAAEGWLKQHPNDAGLLLTLGRLSLHNQLWGKARDYFESSLTLERHPETCAELARLLAQLGEVERSNRLFQEGLGLLDHRLSGQAVGVPAVAAAEPQAVRPAS
- a CDS encoding phasin family protein yields the protein MAVKKKSEKQTGSWVGEVEKYSRQIWLAGLGAYSKVSKDGTKLFDTLVKDGERAEKAAKSDAGEQAEATKPARSRVDEVKDRAIGKWGELEEAFDKRLNSAISRLGVPSRSEVKSLSDKVELLTRQLEALTGSSTKAAAKPAAKSAAAKPSSKPAAKAPVKPAAKATTGKAVAVKKAPAGKTVAAKPAAASKSSAKPAAKPAAKAAPEPAAKPVRKPAAKKPAAAKPAPVSTPTPAASPATATTPASGNQS
- the hslU gene encoding HslU--HslV peptidase ATPase subunit, coding for MSMTPREIVHELNRHIIGQDDAKRAVAIALRNRWRRMQLPAELRAEVTPKNILMIGPTGVGKTEIARRLAKLANAPFLKVEATKFTEVGYVGRDVESIIRDLADAALKLLREQEIVRVRHRAEDAAEDRILDALLPPARSGFAEEAASGNDSNTRQLFRKRLREGQLDDKEIEIEVADSPAGIEIMTPPGMEEMTSQLQNLFSNMGKGKKKSRKLKVKDALKLVREEEAGRLVNEEELKAKALEAVEQHGIVFIDEIDKVAKRANAGGADVSREGVQRDLLPLIEGCTVNTKLGMVKTDHILFIASGAFHLSKPSDLVPELQGRLPIRVELKALSPEDFERILSEPHASLTEQYVALLQTEGLGVEFAEDGIKRLAEIAWQVNEKTENIGARRLHTLLERLLEEVSFSAGDLAGQQNGEVIRIDAAYVNSHLGELAQDEDLSRYIL